Proteins encoded within one genomic window of Solea senegalensis isolate Sse05_10M linkage group LG11, IFAPA_SoseM_1, whole genome shotgun sequence:
- the LOC122777078 gene encoding la-related protein 4 isoform X2, with protein MSSDQSVEPPLLQEEADPGPKTAGKDEAPPGSEGGSSGMVTSKGAGLNPNAKVWQEMPVASSEALTNSPHWPNTDMSYSEPSSAGCKQYTVGFTALDDSSSTATAEIAVNGMDPPELDFSPTESTTGTPGDSKADEQLLSSENLRESLKKELEFYFSRENLSKDLYLMSQMDSDQFVPIWTIASMEGIKVLTTDMDLILDVLRSSPMVQVDEKGEKVRPNHKRCIIILREVPETTPVEEVESLFKNDNCPKVISVEFAHNNNWYITFQSDTDAQQAYKYLREEVKTFQGKPIMARIKAINTFFAKNGYRSMDSSLYAQQSQSQSQYSSPLYMQHVYPQQQYPVYGIVPPTWTASPTPYFETPLAPFPNSGFVNGFGSTGHYKTGSSSLNITRQFNRSRNHVKPQVRTSEVTPASITPVPLDSLTGLRSPQPPALVTPGTTTNPVQTVSDLSMAFSHLSSSSDPSDDNGMSGRGRRNTTYRGTRRRREDERITRPVPLAEVKVSPPKFDLAATNFPPLPGCVVSTQGEPVLENRMSDVVRGLYRDKTEQANKEATVSPGSGQASVTEISVAVSSPALPAAKSAPQPLGPSAPGTRQEKRAERGDIPVPKATPCTPVQTTVNPSSTTTTTTTTSSSSSSTQPAPGSRPSAAATPATPSMPAPAAATVPTPAQEPRKLSYAEVCQRPPKDPPPAAPAPAPSGTVSGQPLRELRVNKAEEPGSSSGPSDKQEKGHDREAGWECKESRPPRERDSQSYYRSNGPRGTGGLKFRDQRRPPPARRNSPQGGYRHTGKEQNIPPVSPK; from the exons ATGAGTTCAGACCAGAGCGTGGAGCCGccgctgctgcaggaggaggctgATCCTGGACCGAAGACCGCTGGGAAGGACGAGGCTCCGCCGGGGAGCGAGGGAGGGTCAAGCGGCATG GTCACATCTAAGGGTGCCGGTTTGAACCCAAATGCCAAGGTGTGGCAGGAGATGCCTGTGGCTTCCAGTGAGGCTCTAACCAACAGCCCTCATTGGCCCAACACAgacatga GTTATTCTGAGCCTTCGTCTGCTGGGTGCAAGCAGTACACTGTAGGATTCACGGCCCTGGAtgacagcagctccacagcaaCAGCTGAGATAGCAGTCAATGGAATGGACCCTCCAGAGTTAGACTTTTCCCCCACTGAGTCCACCACGGGGACACCAG GGGATTCTAAAGCTGACGAACAGTTACTCTCCTCTGAGAATCTACGAGAGTCTCTGAAGAAAGAGCtggagttttatttttcaag AGAAAACCTCTCGAAGGATTTGTACCTGATGTCCCAGATGGACAGTGACCAGTTTGTCCCCATTTGGACCATAGCCAGCATGGAGGGCATTAAGGTCCTCACCACTGACATGGACCTAATCCTGGATGTTTTGAGAT CCTCTCCGATGGTTCAAGTGGACGAGAAAGGGGAGAAAGTGCGTCCAAATCACAAGCGGTGTATCATCATCCTGAGGGAAGTCCCTGAAACCACACCTGTTGAG GAAGTGGAGTCCCTGTTCAAAAATGACAACTGTCCAAAGGTGATAAGTGTTGAGTttgcacacaacaacaactggtACATCACATTCCAGTCAGACACGGATGCTCAACAG GCATACAAGTATTTGAGAGAGGAAGTAAAAACATTTCAGGGAAAACCCATCATG GCCAGGATAAAGGCCATCAACACATTCTTTGCAAAGAATGGCTACCGTAGCATGGACAGCAGCCTGTATGCTCAGCAGTCCCAGAGCCAGTCCCAGTACAGCTCTCCACTCTACATGCAGCATGTCTACCCTCAGCAGCAGTACCCAGTGTATGGCATTGTACCTCCCACCTGGACGGCTTCTCCCACACCCTATTTTGAAACGCCTCtg GCACCGTTTCCCAACAGTGGCTTTGTGAATGGGTTTGGCTCCACAGGACACTACAAAACTGGCTCCAGTTCTCTTAACATCACTCGCCAATTCAACAGAAGTCG GAACCACGTGAAGCCCCAGGTAAGGACAAGTGAAGTGACCCCAGCATCCATTACTCCTGTCCCCCTGGATAGTCTGACTGGACTGCGCAGCCCACAACCTCCTGCTTTAGTCACTCCTGGCACCACCACTAACCCAGTCCAGACTGTCTCTGACCTAAGCATGGCCTtctctcatctctcctcctcctcggacCCCAGTGATGACAATGGCATGTCTGGACGTGGAAG AAGAAACACAACCTACAGAGGAACACGCAGGAGGCGAGAAGATGAACGGATTACG AGGCCTGTGCCGCTAGCAGAGGTCAAGGTTTCTCCACCCAAATTCGACTTGGCTGCCACCAATTTCCCACCTCTTCCTGGCTGCGTGGTCAGTACACAGGGAGAGCCAGTGCTAGAAAATCGTATGTCAGATGTTGTACGTGGTTTGTACAGGGACAAG ACCGAACAAGCCAATAAAGAAGCCACTGTGAGTCCAGGATCAGGCCAAGCCTCGGTCACAGAGATATCTGTGGCAGTCTCGAGTCCTGCCCTGCCAGCAGCTAAATCTGCTCCTCAACCACTTGGACCCTCTGCCCCTGG TACCCGTCAGGAGAAGAGGGCTGAACGTGGAGACATCCCAGTACCAAAAGCAACCCCATGCACACCTGTTCAGACTACTGTCAacccctcctccaccaccaccaccacaaccaccacctcctcctcttcctcttccacacAGCCTGCACCTGGCTCCAGGCCCTCTGCTGCCGCCACGCCAGCGACACCCAGCATGCCGGCTCCTGCTGCAGCCACTGTTCCCACCCCTGCACAG GAGCCACGTAAGCTCAGTTACGCAGAGGTGTGCCAACGGCCACCCAAGGACCCTCCCCCTGCAGCCCCCGCCCCAGCTCCCTCCGGTACTGTATCGGGCCAGCCTTTGCGTGAGTTGCGCGTGAACAAGGCTGAGGAACCGGGCTCCAGCAGTGGTCCTAGTGACAAACAAGAGAAAGGCCATGACAGGGAGGCAGGATGGGAATGCAAGGAGAGTCGGCCTCCACGTGAACGTGACTCTCAGAGCTACTATCGTAGCAATGGCCCCAGAGGCACGGGGGGCCTCAAGTTTCGGGACCAGAGACGCCCACCGCCGGCCCGACGCAACTCCCCCCAGGGAGGCTACAGGCATACTGGCAAAGAGCAGAATATCCCACCAGTATCGCCAAAGTAA
- the atf7a gene encoding cyclic AMP-dependent transcription factor ATF-7a isoform X2, whose protein sequence is MGDDRPFVCSAPGCGQRFTNEDHLAVHKHKHEMTLKFGPPRTDSVIIADTTPTPTRFLKNCEEVGLFNELASSFDQDDDEKRAKNSHPAANSAALDMSLQTASEVKVKKEAPVEVDSSPPDSPESISGGSDSSIESLVKEKDTPTRSSAPTPTIVRPGSLPLHLGFDGLHPTMPSPTSVITQAPPSSRTLGSPTSHYPMMMLPSGQAVPLLPGPVQIPSVINLARPLCMVPNIPGIPGPPLGGSSSGSNSPSGYSIHSEAKMRLKAALSQQSPSGHSMGIMAMGSSPMVPQRAEQSQLLVQHPDAPSPAQPQVSPAQPTGGRRRRTADDDPDERRQRFLERNRAAASRCRQKRKLWVSSLEKKAEELSSLNVSLSNEVSLLRNEVAHLKQLLLAHKDCPVTNLQKKTAYLAVEESMRDTSEPTGSPAPVIQHSSLALSPQNGLSSRAAAEAMAMSVLAGMGQQQRAESGPSHIIMAAQSQSAAR, encoded by the exons ATGGGGGACGACCGACCTTTTGTGTGCAGTGCTCCCGGCTGTGGACAG AGGTTTACCAATGAGGACCATTTggctgtacacaaacacaaacatgagatGACACTGAAATTTGGACCACCAAGGACTGATTCTGTCATTATTGCAG ACACGACACCTACTCCCACCCGCTTCCTAAAGAACTGTGAGGAGGTTGGTCTGTTCAATGAGCTGGCCAGCTCATTCGACCAAGATGACGATGAAAAGAGGGCAAAGAACTCG CACCCTGCTGCCAATTCTGCAGCTTTGGACATGAGCCTGCAGACGGCATCAGAAGTAAAGGTGAAAAAGGAGGCACCCGTGGAGGTCGACTCCTCGCCACCAGACAGTCCCGAATCTATATCTGGAGGATCAGACAGTAGCATAGAGTCTCTGGTTAAAGAAAAG GATACTCCTACCAGAAGTTCAGCCCCCACCCCGACTATCGTGCGTCCAGGTTCCCTCCCATTACACTTGGGCTTTGATGGCCTCCACCCTACTATGCCATCACCAACTTCTGTCATCACACAGGCACCACCCTCCAGTCGTACTCTGGG TTCTCCAACCAGCCACTACCCCATGATGATGCTTCCCTCTGGCCAGGCAGTGCCTTTGCTCCCTGGCCCTGTACAGATTCCCTCTGTCATTAAT CTGGCCCGACCCTTGTGCATGGTACCCAACATTCCTGGGATCCCTGGTCCTCCTCtgggaggcagcagcagcggctctAACTCCCCCTCTGGCTACAGCATCCACTCAGAAGCCAAGATG CGCCTGAAGGCTGCGCTGTCACAGCAGAGCCCGTCAGGACATAGTATGGGGATCATGGCCATGGGCAGCAGCCCTATGGTGCCTCAGAGGGCAGAGCAGAGCCAGCTGCTTGTCCAACATCCAGATGCTCCATCACCTGCTCAACCTCAG GTATCTCCAGCACAGCCTACAGGTGGGCGTCGGCGGCGGACAGCAGACGATGACCCAGATGAGCGAAGGCAGCGCTTCCTCGAGAGGAACCGGGCTGCGGCGTCACGCTGCAGACAAAAACGCAAACTATGGGTCAGTTCCTTGGAGAAGAAGGCCGAGGAGCTCAGCTCCCTGAACGTCTCGCTGTCG AATGAAGTGTCTCTCTTGCGGAACGAGGTGGCTCATTTGAAGCAGTTGCTGCTGGCCCACAAGGACTGTCCTGTTACCAACCTACAGAAGAAGACTGCCTACTTAG CTGTAGAAGAGAGCATGAGAGACACCTCAGAGCCCACAGGTTCCCCTGCGCCTGTGATCCAGCACAGCTCCTTGGCACTCAGCCCCCAAAACGGCCTGAGCTCAAGGGCAGCAGCTGAGGCCATGGCCATGTCTGTGCTGGCAGGAATGGGCCAGCAGCAGAGGGCTGAGAGTGGACCCTCTCATATTATCATGGCTGCACAGTCTCAATCTGCTGCCAGATGA
- the asb8 gene encoding ankyrin repeat and SOCS box protein 8 — MSSTMWYIMQSIQSKYSLSERLIRTIAAIRSFPHDNVEDLIRKGADVNRMHGTLKPLHCACMVADADCVELLLEKGAEVNALDGYNRTALHYAAEKDESCVELLLEYGALPNALDGNKDTPLHWAAFKDNPECVRALLESGACPNVQDYNNDTPLSWAAMKGNLESVKVLLDYGALVHVTNLKGQTPISRLVALLARGLGTEQEEECLDLLCRAAGRFEIRRADGTLPRELSKDPQLLARLTNMVAQAPTLRSLARCSVRQSLGVQFLPTAVKELPLPETIKDYLLLRD; from the exons ATGAGCTCTACGATGTGGTACATCATGCAAAGCATTCAAAGTAAATATTCCCTGTCCGAGAGGCTCATCCGCACCATCGCAGCCATCCGCTCATTCCCACACGACAATGTGGAGGATCTCATTCGAAAG GGAGCTGATGTGAACCGGATGCATGGCACACTTAAGCCCCTACACTGTGCATGCATGGTCGCAGATGCCGActgtgtggagctgctgctggagaaggGGGCAGAG GTTAATGCTTTGGATGGATACAACCGCACAGCACTGCACTATGCAGCAGAGAAGGATGAGAGCTGTGTGGAGCTACTGTTGGAGTATGGGGCCCTGCCAAATGCACTGGATGGCAACAAGGACACTCCCCTTCACTGGGCTGCCTTCAAGGATAACCCAGAGTGTGTGCGGGCCCTGCTTGAGAGCGGGGCCTGTCCCAATGTCCAAGACTACAACAATGACACTCCCTTGAGCTGGGCAGCAATGAAAGGCAACCTAGAAAGCGTCAAAGTGCTTTTAGACTATGGAGCATTGGTGCACGTGACTAACCTGAAGGGCCAGACCCCAATCTCCCGATTGGTGGCCCTCTTGGCCCGGGGTCTGGGCActgaacaggaggaggagtgccTTGATCTGCTTTGCAGGGCAGCGGGCCGGTTTGAAATCCGACGGGCTGACGGCACCCTTCCCAGGGAGCTGAGTAAAGATCCGCAGCTGCTGGCAAGGCTGACAAACATGGTAGCTCAGGCTCCTACACTGCGCTCCCTGGCACGCTGCTCTGTCCGGCAGAGTCTCGGAGTGCAGTTCCTCCCGACTGCTGTAAAAGAGCTTCCTTTACCAGAGACAATCAAAGACTATCTTCTGCTGAGGGACTGA
- the atf7a gene encoding cyclic AMP-dependent transcription factor ATF-7a isoform X1 encodes MFSSSPLPQLHCKVFAKMGDDRPFVCSAPGCGQRFTNEDHLAVHKHKHEMTLKFGPPRTDSVIIADTTPTPTRFLKNCEEVGLFNELASSFDQDDDEKRAKNSHPAANSAALDMSLQTASEVKVKKEAPVEVDSSPPDSPESISGGSDSSIESLVKEKDTPTRSSAPTPTIVRPGSLPLHLGFDGLHPTMPSPTSVITQAPPSSRTLGSPTSHYPMMMLPSGQAVPLLPGPVQIPSVINLARPLCMVPNIPGIPGPPLGGSSSGSNSPSGYSIHSEAKMRLKAALSQQSPSGHSMGIMAMGSSPMVPQRAEQSQLLVQHPDAPSPAQPQVSPAQPTGGRRRRTADDDPDERRQRFLERNRAAASRCRQKRKLWVSSLEKKAEELSSLNVSLSNEVSLLRNEVAHLKQLLLAHKDCPVTNLQKKTAYLAVEESMRDTSEPTGSPAPVIQHSSLALSPQNGLSSRAAAEAMAMSVLAGMGQQQRAESGPSHIIMAAQSQSAAR; translated from the exons atgttctcttcctctcctctcccacaGTTACACTGCAAGGTCTTTGCAAAAATGGGGGACGACCGACCTTTTGTGTGCAGTGCTCCCGGCTGTGGACAG AGGTTTACCAATGAGGACCATTTggctgtacacaaacacaaacatgagatGACACTGAAATTTGGACCACCAAGGACTGATTCTGTCATTATTGCAG ACACGACACCTACTCCCACCCGCTTCCTAAAGAACTGTGAGGAGGTTGGTCTGTTCAATGAGCTGGCCAGCTCATTCGACCAAGATGACGATGAAAAGAGGGCAAAGAACTCG CACCCTGCTGCCAATTCTGCAGCTTTGGACATGAGCCTGCAGACGGCATCAGAAGTAAAGGTGAAAAAGGAGGCACCCGTGGAGGTCGACTCCTCGCCACCAGACAGTCCCGAATCTATATCTGGAGGATCAGACAGTAGCATAGAGTCTCTGGTTAAAGAAAAG GATACTCCTACCAGAAGTTCAGCCCCCACCCCGACTATCGTGCGTCCAGGTTCCCTCCCATTACACTTGGGCTTTGATGGCCTCCACCCTACTATGCCATCACCAACTTCTGTCATCACACAGGCACCACCCTCCAGTCGTACTCTGGG TTCTCCAACCAGCCACTACCCCATGATGATGCTTCCCTCTGGCCAGGCAGTGCCTTTGCTCCCTGGCCCTGTACAGATTCCCTCTGTCATTAAT CTGGCCCGACCCTTGTGCATGGTACCCAACATTCCTGGGATCCCTGGTCCTCCTCtgggaggcagcagcagcggctctAACTCCCCCTCTGGCTACAGCATCCACTCAGAAGCCAAGATG CGCCTGAAGGCTGCGCTGTCACAGCAGAGCCCGTCAGGACATAGTATGGGGATCATGGCCATGGGCAGCAGCCCTATGGTGCCTCAGAGGGCAGAGCAGAGCCAGCTGCTTGTCCAACATCCAGATGCTCCATCACCTGCTCAACCTCAG GTATCTCCAGCACAGCCTACAGGTGGGCGTCGGCGGCGGACAGCAGACGATGACCCAGATGAGCGAAGGCAGCGCTTCCTCGAGAGGAACCGGGCTGCGGCGTCACGCTGCAGACAAAAACGCAAACTATGGGTCAGTTCCTTGGAGAAGAAGGCCGAGGAGCTCAGCTCCCTGAACGTCTCGCTGTCG AATGAAGTGTCTCTCTTGCGGAACGAGGTGGCTCATTTGAAGCAGTTGCTGCTGGCCCACAAGGACTGTCCTGTTACCAACCTACAGAAGAAGACTGCCTACTTAG CTGTAGAAGAGAGCATGAGAGACACCTCAGAGCCCACAGGTTCCCCTGCGCCTGTGATCCAGCACAGCTCCTTGGCACTCAGCCCCCAAAACGGCCTGAGCTCAAGGGCAGCAGCTGAGGCCATGGCCATGTCTGTGCTGGCAGGAATGGGCCAGCAGCAGAGGGCTGAGAGTGGACCCTCTCATATTATCATGGCTGCACAGTCTCAATCTGCTGCCAGATGA
- the LOC122777078 gene encoding la-related protein 4 isoform X1, with translation MSSDQSVEPPLLQEEADPGPKTAGKDEAPPGSEGGSSGMVTSKGAGLNPNAKVWQEMPVASSEALTNSPHWPNTDMSYSEPSSAGCKQYTVGFTALDDSSSTATAEIAVNGMDPPELDFSPTESTTGTPGDSKADEQLLSSENLRESLKKELEFYFSRENLSKDLYLMSQMDSDQFVPIWTIASMEGIKVLTTDMDLILDVLRSSPMVQVDEKGEKVRPNHKRCIIILREVPETTPVEEVESLFKNDNCPKVISVEFAHNNNWYITFQSDTDAQQAYKYLREEVKTFQGKPIMARIKAINTFFAKNGYRSMDSSLYAQQSQSQSQYSSPLYMQHVYPQQQYPVYGIVPPTWTASPTPYFETPLAPFPNSGFVNGFGSTGHYKTGSSSLNITRQFNRSRVPLYSRKNVINAFRNHVKPQVRTSEVTPASITPVPLDSLTGLRSPQPPALVTPGTTTNPVQTVSDLSMAFSHLSSSSDPSDDNGMSGRGRRNTTYRGTRRRREDERITRPVPLAEVKVSPPKFDLAATNFPPLPGCVVSTQGEPVLENRMSDVVRGLYRDKTEQANKEATVSPGSGQASVTEISVAVSSPALPAAKSAPQPLGPSAPGTRQEKRAERGDIPVPKATPCTPVQTTVNPSSTTTTTTTTSSSSSSTQPAPGSRPSAAATPATPSMPAPAAATVPTPAQEPRKLSYAEVCQRPPKDPPPAAPAPAPSGTVSGQPLRELRVNKAEEPGSSSGPSDKQEKGHDREAGWECKESRPPRERDSQSYYRSNGPRGTGGLKFRDQRRPPPARRNSPQGGYRHTGKEQNIPPVSPK, from the exons ATGAGTTCAGACCAGAGCGTGGAGCCGccgctgctgcaggaggaggctgATCCTGGACCGAAGACCGCTGGGAAGGACGAGGCTCCGCCGGGGAGCGAGGGAGGGTCAAGCGGCATG GTCACATCTAAGGGTGCCGGTTTGAACCCAAATGCCAAGGTGTGGCAGGAGATGCCTGTGGCTTCCAGTGAGGCTCTAACCAACAGCCCTCATTGGCCCAACACAgacatga GTTATTCTGAGCCTTCGTCTGCTGGGTGCAAGCAGTACACTGTAGGATTCACGGCCCTGGAtgacagcagctccacagcaaCAGCTGAGATAGCAGTCAATGGAATGGACCCTCCAGAGTTAGACTTTTCCCCCACTGAGTCCACCACGGGGACACCAG GGGATTCTAAAGCTGACGAACAGTTACTCTCCTCTGAGAATCTACGAGAGTCTCTGAAGAAAGAGCtggagttttatttttcaag AGAAAACCTCTCGAAGGATTTGTACCTGATGTCCCAGATGGACAGTGACCAGTTTGTCCCCATTTGGACCATAGCCAGCATGGAGGGCATTAAGGTCCTCACCACTGACATGGACCTAATCCTGGATGTTTTGAGAT CCTCTCCGATGGTTCAAGTGGACGAGAAAGGGGAGAAAGTGCGTCCAAATCACAAGCGGTGTATCATCATCCTGAGGGAAGTCCCTGAAACCACACCTGTTGAG GAAGTGGAGTCCCTGTTCAAAAATGACAACTGTCCAAAGGTGATAAGTGTTGAGTttgcacacaacaacaactggtACATCACATTCCAGTCAGACACGGATGCTCAACAG GCATACAAGTATTTGAGAGAGGAAGTAAAAACATTTCAGGGAAAACCCATCATG GCCAGGATAAAGGCCATCAACACATTCTTTGCAAAGAATGGCTACCGTAGCATGGACAGCAGCCTGTATGCTCAGCAGTCCCAGAGCCAGTCCCAGTACAGCTCTCCACTCTACATGCAGCATGTCTACCCTCAGCAGCAGTACCCAGTGTATGGCATTGTACCTCCCACCTGGACGGCTTCTCCCACACCCTATTTTGAAACGCCTCtg GCACCGTTTCCCAACAGTGGCTTTGTGAATGGGTTTGGCTCCACAGGACACTACAAAACTGGCTCCAGTTCTCTTAACATCACTCGCCAATTCAACAGAAGTCG TGTCCCCCTCTATTCAAGAAAGAATGTAATAAATGCCTTCAG GAACCACGTGAAGCCCCAGGTAAGGACAAGTGAAGTGACCCCAGCATCCATTACTCCTGTCCCCCTGGATAGTCTGACTGGACTGCGCAGCCCACAACCTCCTGCTTTAGTCACTCCTGGCACCACCACTAACCCAGTCCAGACTGTCTCTGACCTAAGCATGGCCTtctctcatctctcctcctcctcggacCCCAGTGATGACAATGGCATGTCTGGACGTGGAAG AAGAAACACAACCTACAGAGGAACACGCAGGAGGCGAGAAGATGAACGGATTACG AGGCCTGTGCCGCTAGCAGAGGTCAAGGTTTCTCCACCCAAATTCGACTTGGCTGCCACCAATTTCCCACCTCTTCCTGGCTGCGTGGTCAGTACACAGGGAGAGCCAGTGCTAGAAAATCGTATGTCAGATGTTGTACGTGGTTTGTACAGGGACAAG ACCGAACAAGCCAATAAAGAAGCCACTGTGAGTCCAGGATCAGGCCAAGCCTCGGTCACAGAGATATCTGTGGCAGTCTCGAGTCCTGCCCTGCCAGCAGCTAAATCTGCTCCTCAACCACTTGGACCCTCTGCCCCTGG TACCCGTCAGGAGAAGAGGGCTGAACGTGGAGACATCCCAGTACCAAAAGCAACCCCATGCACACCTGTTCAGACTACTGTCAacccctcctccaccaccaccaccacaaccaccacctcctcctcttcctcttccacacAGCCTGCACCTGGCTCCAGGCCCTCTGCTGCCGCCACGCCAGCGACACCCAGCATGCCGGCTCCTGCTGCAGCCACTGTTCCCACCCCTGCACAG GAGCCACGTAAGCTCAGTTACGCAGAGGTGTGCCAACGGCCACCCAAGGACCCTCCCCCTGCAGCCCCCGCCCCAGCTCCCTCCGGTACTGTATCGGGCCAGCCTTTGCGTGAGTTGCGCGTGAACAAGGCTGAGGAACCGGGCTCCAGCAGTGGTCCTAGTGACAAACAAGAGAAAGGCCATGACAGGGAGGCAGGATGGGAATGCAAGGAGAGTCGGCCTCCACGTGAACGTGACTCTCAGAGCTACTATCGTAGCAATGGCCCCAGAGGCACGGGGGGCCTCAAGTTTCGGGACCAGAGACGCCCACCGCCGGCCCGACGCAACTCCCCCCAGGGAGGCTACAGGCATACTGGCAAAGAGCAGAATATCCCACCAGTATCGCCAAAGTAA